A stretch of the Streptomyces ortus genome encodes the following:
- a CDS encoding alpha-N-acetylglucosaminidase, which produces MTPPEEAGAGTPAARQLLRRLLGDRAAEFTAEVVPGGAGPDWYEVDAGPGAVALRGSSGVAVASALRWYLRSVCGTQITWDAPVPRLPDRLPHTGTTPRTTSPHQHRYHFNVCTFGYTTAYWDWTRWERHIDWMALHGVSTPLAMTGLEAAWQQALLSTGLDDGTARGFLGGPAYLPWNWLASLDGWSGPLPQSWIDAHLDLGRRILDRERALGMRPILQGFSGHVPRELIASRGARSTTLPWWDFEVGMLDPRDPLFEEFGTTLLTEQTRLFGTDHLYAADPFIETTPPVTDPAGLAQVARAVHGVLTAVDERATWVLQAWPFSYRARYWTPERTAAFLDAIPDDGMLILDLWAEHRPVWRRTDGYRKKPWVWCMLHSLGGRPGLYGKLDEIATGPAGAHADARGGSLSGIGASMEAFGSDPVLYELLADVAWQGAVDDVQAWLETWTRARYGRSTPGLLRAWDLLHDSVYASDGPGPPGSVIIGRPTLEGDLRHELPVHLADPPSPDVPPALAEAWELLADEATPQDSAGPLGRDLCDVTAQVLTHAACERQWRAADAALARDTEAFHRAARALLTTIEDLDVLLATRPEHRLDTWLADARGWATTPAEADLYETDARRLLTLWGHTHSKLHDYSGRHWAGLVGTFHLPRWRSWYEHIARALETGNPYRAEEFEASLLAQEERWVTARSGTTAPEADTVPTTLDAVRTLMPRYRVLRGRPR; this is translated from the coding sequence ATGACACCTCCCGAGGAAGCGGGCGCGGGAACCCCGGCCGCCCGGCAACTCCTGCGGCGTCTCCTGGGGGACCGGGCCGCGGAGTTCACCGCCGAGGTCGTCCCCGGGGGCGCCGGACCCGACTGGTACGAGGTCGATGCAGGGCCGGGCGCGGTCGCCCTGCGCGGGTCCAGCGGCGTCGCGGTCGCCTCGGCGCTGCGCTGGTACCTGCGCAGCGTCTGCGGGACGCAGATCACCTGGGACGCCCCCGTGCCCCGCCTCCCCGACCGGCTGCCGCACACCGGCACGACACCCCGCACGACCTCACCCCACCAGCACCGCTACCACTTCAACGTCTGCACCTTCGGCTACACCACCGCGTACTGGGACTGGACGCGCTGGGAGCGCCACATCGACTGGATGGCCCTGCACGGCGTGAGCACCCCGCTGGCGATGACCGGCCTGGAAGCGGCCTGGCAGCAGGCCCTCCTGAGTACCGGCCTCGACGACGGCACCGCCCGCGGCTTCCTCGGCGGACCGGCCTACCTGCCGTGGAACTGGCTCGCCTCCCTCGACGGCTGGTCCGGCCCGCTCCCGCAGAGCTGGATCGACGCACACCTAGACCTCGGCCGCCGCATCCTCGACCGGGAACGCGCCCTGGGCATGCGGCCGATCCTCCAGGGCTTCTCCGGGCACGTTCCGCGGGAGCTGATCGCGAGCCGGGGTGCCCGGTCGACGACGCTTCCGTGGTGGGACTTCGAGGTCGGCATGCTGGACCCGCGCGACCCGCTCTTCGAGGAGTTCGGCACCACCCTGCTGACCGAGCAGACCCGGCTGTTCGGCACCGACCACCTCTACGCCGCCGACCCGTTCATCGAGACGACACCCCCGGTGACCGACCCCGCCGGCCTCGCCCAGGTCGCACGGGCGGTGCACGGCGTGCTGACCGCGGTGGACGAGCGGGCCACCTGGGTGCTCCAGGCCTGGCCCTTCTCCTACCGGGCCCGCTACTGGACACCGGAGCGGACCGCGGCCTTCCTGGACGCCATCCCCGACGACGGAATGCTCATCCTGGACCTGTGGGCCGAGCACCGGCCCGTCTGGCGGCGCACCGACGGCTACCGCAAGAAGCCCTGGGTGTGGTGCATGCTCCACAGCCTCGGCGGCCGACCCGGGCTCTACGGAAAACTGGACGAGATCGCCACCGGCCCCGCCGGCGCGCACGCCGACGCACGCGGCGGCTCACTGTCGGGGATCGGCGCGAGCATGGAGGCCTTCGGCAGCGACCCGGTCCTGTACGAGCTGCTGGCCGACGTCGCCTGGCAGGGCGCCGTCGACGACGTACAGGCATGGCTGGAGACGTGGACGCGGGCCCGGTACGGGCGGTCGACTCCCGGATTGCTGCGGGCCTGGGACCTGCTGCACGACAGCGTCTACGCGTCCGACGGACCCGGCCCGCCCGGCTCGGTGATCATCGGCCGGCCCACACTCGAAGGCGATCTGCGGCACGAACTGCCGGTCCACCTCGCCGACCCGCCGTCGCCCGACGTACCACCGGCCCTGGCAGAGGCCTGGGAACTGCTGGCCGACGAGGCGACACCGCAGGACAGCGCGGGACCGCTCGGCCGGGACCTGTGCGACGTCACCGCCCAGGTGCTCACCCACGCGGCCTGCGAGCGGCAGTGGCGGGCGGCGGACGCGGCCCTCGCACGGGACACCGAAGCCTTCCACCGGGCCGCCCGCGCACTGCTCACCACCATCGAGGACCTGGACGTCCTGCTCGCCACCCGCCCCGAACACCGGCTCGACACCTGGCTGGCGGACGCCCGTGGCTGGGCCACCACCCCGGCCGAGGCCGACCTGTACGAGACCGACGCGCGCCGCCTGCTCACCCTGTGGGGCCACACCCACAGCAAGCTGCACGACTACTCGGGCCGCCACTGGGCCGGCCTGGTCGGCACGTTCCATCTGCCCCGCTGGCGCAGCTGGTACGAGCACATCGCGCGGGCACTGGAGACCGGAAACCCTTACCGGGCCGAGGAGTTCGAGGCGTCCCTGCTCGCCCAGGAGGAGCGGTGGGTGACCGCCCGCAGCGGCACGACCGCACCGGAGGCGGACACCGTCCCGACGACCCTTGACGCGGTGCGTACTCTGATGCCCCGCTACCGCGTCCTTCGAGGACGGCCGAGATAG
- a CDS encoding SIS domain-containing protein: protein MNADLVYFAALQENLTALATAERPAIERAARAVADSVAAGGVVHYFGSGHSQLVAVEPLQRAGGLAPVNVIADPALSPVAPRHAGAAERVSGYAAAVLSTADIRPGEVVVVISNSGINAVPVEFAVGARESGATVVAVTSRAHSLAAESRHTGGRRLLDVADIVIDTHGSPGDTVVPLGGLAVGALSTVLGAALVNALTCRAAELLVEHHGQEPPLIVSQNTDGDARHRNDELLKRYRDRCPRD, encoded by the coding sequence ATGAACGCCGACCTCGTCTACTTCGCCGCTCTCCAGGAGAACCTCACCGCGCTGGCCACCGCCGAGCGGCCCGCGATCGAGCGTGCCGCCCGGGCCGTCGCGGACAGCGTCGCGGCGGGCGGAGTCGTCCACTACTTCGGCAGCGGCCACTCGCAACTCGTCGCCGTCGAACCGCTGCAGCGGGCCGGCGGGCTCGCACCGGTCAACGTCATCGCCGACCCGGCGCTCTCCCCCGTCGCCCCCCGTCACGCCGGCGCGGCCGAACGCGTCAGCGGCTACGCGGCGGCCGTCCTGAGTACGGCCGACATCAGGCCGGGGGAAGTGGTGGTCGTGATCTCCAACTCCGGGATCAACGCGGTGCCCGTCGAATTCGCGGTCGGCGCACGGGAGTCGGGGGCGACGGTCGTCGCCGTCACCAGCCGGGCGCACTCCCTGGCGGCCGAGTCGCGGCACACCGGCGGCCGGCGGCTGCTCGATGTCGCCGACATCGTCATCGACACCCACGGCAGCCCCGGTGACACGGTGGTGCCGCTGGGCGGCCTGGCCGTGGGAGCCCTGTCGACGGTGCTGGGAGCGGCGCTCGTCAACGCGCTGACCTGCCGGGCGGCCGAACTGCTCGTCGAACACCACGGGCAGGAACCACCGTTGATCGTCAGTCAGAACACGGACGGCGACGCCCGGCATCGCAACGACGAGCTGCTGAAGCGGTACCGGGACCGCTGCCCGAGGGACTGA
- a CDS encoding ABC transporter substrate-binding protein, which produces MDSTHRVGRRLAATLCAVALVLPLAACDALTPGSATVVPGPTGVPSSTAVPNGDVTLRLQFADAPLMVDALIAAFEKGHPDIAVEPQYKTFSDYVQNLKLTMTSDTAPDIAQYAVGMTDLAADGHILDLAPYREAYGWDKAIPPVSLDQLTAGQTSAATGGRALFGVPAGLSMTGIYYNKELAEKAGIDAPPKTLAEFEKQLAAAKEADLTPLGVGALDSGGLHLWAALLNQLMPTDEYWDWVNGKKGATIENPAAVEATELVIDWGREGYYNESANGTAQVDSTAQFTKGDSVFLINGNWAAGQLATVMGDNVGFFPMPGEQPGSPTVASGFSVSYAVSAKTEHPEAAGAFLDFLTTPEAGQIISDNGFMPPNPDAVKKPTGVLADIAEGHERAVADDGITTFPDFAAPAMLDRLRSGVQKLIADRVKPADYLDSLQDEWEDHHGE; this is translated from the coding sequence ATGGACAGCACACACCGGGTGGGCCGCCGCCTCGCCGCGACGCTCTGCGCCGTCGCCCTCGTGCTCCCGCTCGCGGCGTGCGACGCGCTCACGCCGGGCAGCGCGACGGTGGTGCCGGGCCCCACCGGCGTGCCGTCGTCCACCGCGGTGCCGAACGGGGACGTCACTTTGCGTCTCCAGTTCGCCGACGCCCCGTTGATGGTCGACGCGCTGATCGCCGCGTTCGAGAAGGGCCACCCGGACATCGCCGTCGAGCCGCAGTACAAGACGTTCTCGGACTACGTGCAGAACCTGAAGCTGACCATGACCTCGGACACCGCCCCCGACATCGCCCAGTACGCGGTGGGCATGACCGACCTCGCGGCGGACGGCCACATCCTCGACCTGGCGCCCTACCGGGAGGCGTACGGCTGGGACAAGGCCATTCCCCCGGTCAGCCTCGACCAGCTCACGGCGGGGCAGACGAGCGCGGCGACCGGCGGGCGGGCCCTGTTCGGGGTCCCGGCGGGCCTGTCCATGACCGGCATCTACTACAACAAGGAGCTGGCCGAGAAGGCCGGGATCGACGCTCCCCCGAAGACACTGGCCGAGTTCGAGAAGCAACTCGCCGCCGCCAAGGAAGCGGACCTCACCCCGCTCGGGGTCGGCGCGCTCGACTCGGGCGGACTGCATCTGTGGGCCGCCCTGCTCAACCAGCTGATGCCCACGGACGAGTACTGGGACTGGGTCAACGGCAAGAAGGGCGCCACGATAGAGAACCCGGCGGCGGTCGAGGCCACCGAACTCGTGATCGACTGGGGCCGCGAGGGGTACTACAACGAGTCCGCGAACGGCACCGCGCAGGTCGACTCGACCGCCCAGTTCACCAAGGGTGACAGCGTCTTTTTGATCAACGGCAACTGGGCGGCCGGACAGCTCGCCACCGTCATGGGGGACAACGTCGGGTTCTTCCCGATGCCCGGCGAACAGCCCGGCTCCCCCACGGTGGCCTCGGGGTTCAGCGTGTCGTACGCCGTGTCCGCCAAGACCGAACACCCCGAGGCGGCAGGCGCGTTCCTCGACTTCCTGACCACGCCCGAGGCGGGTCAGATCATCAGCGACAACGGCTTCATGCCGCCCAACCCCGACGCCGTGAAGAAGCCGACGGGCGTGCTCGCGGACATCGCGGAGGGGCACGAGCGGGCCGTCGCCGACGACGGCATCACGACGTTCCCCGACTTCGCCGCGCCCGCGATGCTCGACCGGCTGCGCTCCGGCGTCCAGAAGCTCATCGCGGACCGCGTGAAGCCGGCCGACTACCTCGACTCTCTGCAGGACGAGTGGGAGGACCATCATGGGGAGTAG
- a CDS encoding carbohydrate ABC transporter permease codes for MGSRPPVRSREARRRWRGYVYVLPAFAFYVAFAVLPALHTAYLSLFEWDGVTLGEWVGLGNYAEILQDPILRRSVFNALVLVVFFALVPIVLGLLSAGLLARYRRPGMGAYRFLFMLPQVVPLVAVGVTWRWLYGDDGVVNQALRAVGLDSVARAWLGDFDFALIAVGLVGTWVLSGLCMMLFLSGVQKVDPSLYEAARIDGAGPVREFVSVTLPHLRGELAVAMTVTTVAALASFDIVYVTTNGGPGEQTTVPGLLVYRLAFSEGKVGLAAALAVVLSVLILGIVYLINRLSRDRT; via the coding sequence ATGGGGAGTAGGCCGCCCGTCCGCAGCCGGGAGGCACGCAGGCGGTGGCGCGGGTACGTGTACGTACTGCCCGCGTTCGCCTTCTACGTCGCCTTCGCGGTGCTGCCCGCCCTGCACACGGCGTATCTGTCGCTGTTCGAGTGGGACGGTGTCACGCTCGGCGAATGGGTCGGGCTCGGCAACTACGCGGAGATCCTCCAGGACCCGATCCTGCGCCGGTCGGTGTTCAACGCCCTGGTGCTGGTGGTGTTCTTCGCCCTCGTGCCGATCGTGCTCGGGCTGCTGTCGGCGGGCCTGCTGGCCCGTTACCGGCGGCCGGGCATGGGCGCGTACCGCTTCCTGTTCATGCTGCCGCAGGTCGTGCCGCTCGTCGCGGTCGGCGTGACCTGGCGGTGGCTGTACGGGGACGACGGGGTGGTCAACCAGGCGCTGCGCGCGGTGGGTCTGGACAGTGTGGCGCGGGCGTGGCTGGGCGACTTCGACTTCGCGCTGATCGCCGTGGGGCTCGTCGGCACCTGGGTGCTGAGCGGGCTGTGCATGATGCTCTTCCTCAGCGGTGTGCAGAAGGTGGACCCCAGCCTGTACGAGGCGGCGCGGATCGACGGGGCGGGTCCGGTCCGGGAGTTCGTGTCGGTGACGCTGCCGCATCTGCGCGGTGAGCTGGCCGTCGCCATGACCGTGACGACGGTGGCCGCGCTGGCCAGCTTCGACATCGTGTACGTGACGACGAACGGCGGGCCGGGTGAGCAGACGACGGTCCCCGGCCTCCTCGTGTACCGGTTGGCGTTCTCCGAGGGCAAGGTGGGGCTCGCCGCCGCCCTGGCCGTCGTCCTGAGCGTGCTGATACTCGGGATCGTCTACCTCATCAACCGACTGTCGAGGGATCGGACATGA
- a CDS encoding carbohydrate ABC transporter permease, with amino-acid sequence MKTVARSERWSGYALLTVMAIVVVIPFLSVFLASLQPAGTPVVGLTWPERWSWDNYETAWSVAGFSHLIRHSLIIAVGVVPACLVLSALAGYALGTMRLPGGNAMAAFFIAGLTIPVELIVVPLYFDLRSLGLTNSYLGVILVEIALFMPFSVFWMRTHFLSTPTSLVEAARMDGASSATILVRILLPLARPSLMTLGLLVFMWSWNQFLLVLVLIQDTTKHTAPAGLGFFVGQNSTDIPTLAAGTIIVMLPILILFVVFQRSFIAGLLQGAMKG; translated from the coding sequence ATGAAGACCGTCGCGCGCTCGGAACGCTGGTCCGGCTATGCGCTGCTGACCGTCATGGCGATCGTCGTCGTGATCCCGTTCCTCAGTGTCTTCCTCGCCTCGCTCCAGCCCGCGGGCACGCCGGTGGTGGGGCTGACCTGGCCGGAGCGGTGGAGCTGGGACAACTACGAGACGGCGTGGTCGGTGGCCGGTTTCTCGCATCTGATCCGGCACAGTCTCATCATCGCGGTCGGTGTCGTGCCGGCCTGTCTGGTCCTCTCCGCGCTGGCGGGGTACGCGCTGGGCACCATGAGGCTGCCCGGCGGCAACGCGATGGCGGCGTTCTTCATCGCGGGGCTCACGATCCCGGTGGAACTGATCGTGGTGCCCCTCTACTTCGACCTGCGCAGCCTGGGGCTGACCAACTCGTACCTGGGCGTGATTCTGGTGGAGATCGCGCTGTTCATGCCGTTCAGCGTGTTCTGGATGCGTACGCACTTCCTGTCGACGCCCACGTCACTGGTGGAGGCGGCGCGGATGGACGGGGCCTCGTCGGCGACGATCCTGGTGCGGATCCTGCTGCCGCTGGCCCGGCCGTCCCTGATGACGCTCGGGCTGCTCGTCTTCATGTGGTCGTGGAACCAGTTCCTGCTGGTGCTGGTCCTCATCCAGGACACCACCAAGCACACGGCGCCCGCGGGTCTCGGGTTCTTCGTCGGCCAGAACAGCACGGACATCCCCACGCTGGCGGCGGGGACGATCATCGTGATGCTGCCGATCCTGATCCTCTTCGTCGTCTTCCAGCGCAGCTTCATCGCGGGACTGCTGCAGGGGGCGATGAAGGGCTGA
- a CDS encoding ROK family transcriptional regulator, with translation MTARAASWLPLSPGERSVAIEVLTHGPLSRTDIARRLDLSAGSLTRLTKPLIESGLLVEVPEGGALPDAAVRQGRPSQPLDIVAESRTFVGFKITEDMVYGVVTTLRSDIVARHDLPLSGHDPQHVVEVLHAVTQEFGRRFPGLAGIGIGLGGRASDRSVVDESAFLGWRDVPLARLLEERTGLPVVVENDVNALVEAESWFGAGRGLDRFAVLTIGAGLGYGLVSGGKRVVTAEDGRGVGRFWMVNPNGPLTPEGERGSAISLLTIPSIRYQIRAATGRDVPYDEILALAAEAEPMAARVVDEAARALGTLVAQIANFAMPEKILLAGEGVGLVDVAGPVVEEAVLANRHPQADPVNLETKVSDFHDWARGGAVLAIQTLVLGSGSGSGSGPGSGPVSGPGRV, from the coding sequence ATGACCGCACGCGCCGCCAGTTGGCTGCCGCTCAGTCCCGGTGAACGTTCCGTGGCGATCGAGGTCCTCACGCACGGCCCCCTGTCGCGCACCGACATCGCCCGGCGGCTCGACCTGTCCGCGGGCAGCCTGACCCGCCTCACCAAGCCGCTCATCGAGTCCGGTCTGCTGGTCGAGGTCCCCGAGGGCGGCGCGCTCCCCGACGCCGCGGTGCGCCAGGGCCGGCCCTCCCAGCCCCTCGACATCGTCGCCGAGTCCCGCACCTTCGTCGGCTTCAAGATCACCGAGGACATGGTCTACGGCGTCGTCACGACCCTCAGGAGCGACATCGTCGCCCGCCACGACCTGCCCCTGTCCGGCCACGATCCGCAGCATGTGGTCGAGGTGCTGCACGCGGTCACCCAGGAGTTCGGCCGCAGGTTCCCCGGCCTCGCCGGGATCGGCATCGGCCTGGGCGGACGCGCCTCGGACCGCTCCGTCGTCGACGAGTCCGCCTTCCTGGGCTGGCGCGACGTCCCGCTGGCGCGGCTCCTGGAGGAGCGCACCGGACTGCCCGTGGTCGTCGAGAACGACGTGAACGCGCTCGTCGAGGCCGAGAGCTGGTTCGGCGCGGGCCGAGGGCTCGACCGGTTCGCGGTCCTCACCATCGGCGCGGGCCTCGGCTACGGCCTGGTCAGCGGCGGCAAACGGGTTGTGACCGCCGAGGACGGGCGCGGCGTCGGCCGCTTCTGGATGGTGAACCCGAACGGCCCGCTCACCCCCGAGGGCGAGCGCGGCAGCGCCATCTCCCTGCTGACCATCCCGAGCATCCGCTACCAGATCCGGGCCGCCACCGGCCGCGACGTCCCGTACGACGAGATCCTCGCGCTGGCCGCCGAGGCCGAGCCCATGGCCGCCCGGGTCGTCGACGAGGCGGCGCGCGCCCTGGGCACCCTCGTCGCGCAGATCGCCAACTTCGCGATGCCCGAGAAGATCCTCCTCGCCGGGGAGGGGGTGGGCCTGGTCGACGTGGCCGGGCCGGTGGTCGAGGAGGCGGTCCTCGCCAACCGCCATCCGCAGGCCGACCCGGTCAACCTGGAGACCAAGGTGTCCGACTTCCACGACTGGGCGCGCGGCGGCGCAGTACTGGCCATCCAGACACTGGTCCTGGGCTCCGGCTCCGGTTCTGGCTCCGGGCCCGGTTCTGGTCCCGTGTCCGGGCCGGGGCGGGTCTGA
- a CDS encoding carbohydrate ABC transporter permease: MTVASSSPPSHLPPRDVEETAPKRRSVGKRERDGGGSGDGALAALFIGPALLGFLVFLFWPTLRGIYLSFTRFNLLTPAEWVGLDNYRRMVKDPIFWDSLKVTVEYVFINIGVQTVSALAIAVLLQRLTQSAVLRGVVLTPYLMSNVVAGIVWLWMLDTQLGIGNEIIAGLGFDRIPFLADETWAIPTIALINVWRHVGYTALLLFAGLQAIPNDMYEAAKVDGASEWRMFWRITMPLLRPVLAVVLIMTVIGSFQVFDTVAVTTNGGPANATNVLQFYIYGSAFGRFQFGYASAMSVALLVVLSAITILQYRLTRAGRTDLG, encoded by the coding sequence ATGACCGTCGCCTCAAGCAGCCCACCGTCACACCTGCCACCGCGCGACGTCGAGGAGACGGCTCCGAAGCGCAGGAGCGTCGGGAAGCGAGAACGTGACGGTGGCGGCAGCGGTGACGGCGCTCTCGCGGCCCTGTTCATCGGGCCGGCCCTGCTGGGTTTCCTGGTCTTCCTGTTCTGGCCGACCCTGCGCGGCATCTATCTGAGCTTCACCCGCTTCAACCTGCTGACCCCGGCCGAGTGGGTCGGCCTCGACAACTACCGGCGCATGGTGAAGGACCCCATCTTCTGGGACTCGCTGAAGGTCACCGTCGAGTACGTGTTCATCAACATCGGCGTCCAGACGGTCTCCGCGCTGGCCATCGCCGTCCTCCTGCAGCGCCTCACCCAGTCCGCGGTGCTGCGAGGGGTCGTGCTCACCCCGTATCTGATGTCGAACGTCGTCGCGGGCATCGTCTGGCTGTGGATGCTCGACACCCAGTTGGGCATCGGCAACGAGATCATCGCGGGCCTCGGCTTCGACCGCATCCCGTTCCTGGCGGACGAGACCTGGGCGATCCCGACCATCGCGCTGATCAACGTGTGGCGGCACGTCGGCTACACCGCGCTGCTGCTCTTCGCCGGACTGCAGGCCATCCCGAACGACATGTACGAGGCCGCGAAGGTCGACGGCGCGAGCGAGTGGCGGATGTTCTGGCGCATCACCATGCCGCTGCTGCGGCCGGTGCTGGCGGTGGTGCTGATCATGACTGTGATCGGCTCGTTCCAGGTCTTCGACACGGTGGCGGTGACGACCAACGGCGGCCCCGCGAACGCCACCAACGTGCTCCAGTTCTACATCTACGGCTCGGCGTTCGGCCGCTTCCAGTTCGGCTACGCCTCGGCGATGTCCGTGGCGCTCCTGGTCGTGCTCAGCGCGATCACCATCCTCCAGTACCGGCTCACCCGGGCCGGCCGGACCGACCTCGGCTGA
- a CDS encoding carbohydrate ABC transporter permease produces MSAVTATTTKVRPERRRPSPGKVLAWTVTAAMVLITLLPFYWILRTALSSNTALAAHPGDVLPVDPTTGGFERALGLQSTEEAIAQGGSGGGLKFWRYLLNSVIVSTLITVCQILFSAMAAYAFARLRWRGRDTVFGLFLAGLMVPTIFTLLPNFVLIKQLGLLDSLLGISLPTMFMTPFAVFFLRQFFMNVPREVEEAALLDGAGKIRIFFRVMLPMASSPVLTLGVLTYITSWNDYFWPLMVSYSDSSRVLTVALAIFRAQTPQTGYDWSGLMAATLIAALPMLVLFGFFARRIVSTISFTGIK; encoded by the coding sequence ATGAGCGCCGTGACGGCGACGACGACGAAGGTACGGCCGGAGCGCCGAAGGCCCTCCCCCGGAAAGGTGCTGGCCTGGACGGTGACGGCCGCGATGGTCCTCATCACCCTGCTGCCGTTCTACTGGATCCTGCGCACCGCGCTGTCCTCGAACACGGCGCTCGCGGCCCACCCCGGTGACGTGCTGCCCGTGGACCCGACGACCGGGGGCTTCGAGCGGGCGCTGGGCCTGCAGTCCACCGAGGAGGCGATCGCGCAGGGTGGTTCGGGCGGCGGACTGAAGTTCTGGCGCTATCTGCTCAACTCGGTGATCGTGTCCACCCTGATCACCGTCTGCCAGATCCTCTTCTCCGCCATGGCCGCGTACGCCTTCGCCCGGCTGCGGTGGCGCGGGCGGGACACGGTGTTCGGGCTGTTCCTGGCCGGGCTGATGGTGCCCACCATCTTCACACTGCTGCCGAACTTCGTCCTCATCAAGCAACTCGGCCTGCTCGACAGCCTGTTGGGCATCTCACTGCCGACGATGTTCATGACCCCGTTCGCGGTGTTCTTCCTGCGCCAGTTCTTCATGAACGTGCCCCGGGAGGTCGAGGAGGCCGCGCTGCTCGACGGGGCAGGGAAGATCCGGATCTTCTTCCGCGTCATGCTGCCGATGGCGTCCTCTCCCGTCCTGACCCTGGGCGTGCTGACCTACATCACCTCCTGGAACGACTACTTCTGGCCGCTGATGGTCTCCTACAGCGACAGCTCACGCGTGCTCACCGTGGCCCTGGCCATCTTCCGGGCGCAGACACCGCAGACCGGTTACGACTGGTCCGGCCTGATGGCGGCGACGCTCATCGCCGCTCTCCCGATGCTCGTGCTCTTCGGCTTCTTCGCGCGCCGCATCGTCAGCACCATCAGCTTCACCGGCATCAAGTAA
- a CDS encoding ABC transporter substrate-binding protein: MRIRTRTAVALTGALALSLVTGCAQGGAAGAGADTVTYWLWDSNQLPAYQACAKDFQKEHPGLKVKITQMGWADYWTKLTASFIAGTEPDVFTDHIQKFGQFADLNVLEPLDDLGIDESAYQPGLAANWTGQDGHRYGAPKDWDTVALFYNRKMTEEAGLTAGEIDGLSWNPEDGGSFEKALAHLTVDRNGKRGDEKGFDRNNVKVYGLATGGAGDSDGQTTWSPFAASAGWKYTDKARWGSAYRYDDKTFQSVIDWYFGLAKKGYLAPFTDYTDGANPANAQVASGRAATALDGAWMISTYYGTKGLDVGTAVTPAGPTGKRATMMNGLADSITKNARNKAGAKKWVRYLASDECQKTVGGYGIVFPATPDGTAAAVAAYKKKDIDVSAFTGPVEGKKDFTTFSFPVTDYAADVYALMRPAMQDVYANNAPVKGLTKTNDQINFILGQ; encoded by the coding sequence ATGCGAATTCGTACGCGTACGGCCGTGGCGCTGACCGGGGCGCTGGCGCTGTCCCTGGTGACGGGCTGCGCGCAGGGCGGGGCCGCCGGAGCGGGCGCGGACACGGTGACGTACTGGCTCTGGGACTCCAACCAGCTGCCCGCCTACCAGGCCTGCGCCAAGGACTTCCAGAAGGAGCACCCGGGTCTGAAGGTGAAGATCACGCAAATGGGCTGGGCGGACTACTGGACCAAGCTCACCGCGAGCTTCATCGCGGGTACCGAGCCCGATGTGTTCACCGACCACATCCAGAAGTTCGGGCAGTTCGCCGATCTGAACGTGCTCGAACCACTGGACGACCTGGGCATCGACGAATCCGCCTATCAGCCGGGCCTCGCCGCCAACTGGACCGGCCAGGACGGCCACCGCTACGGCGCCCCGAAGGACTGGGACACCGTCGCCCTCTTCTACAACAGGAAGATGACCGAGGAGGCCGGGCTGACCGCCGGGGAGATCGACGGCCTCTCCTGGAACCCCGAGGACGGCGGCTCCTTCGAGAAGGCCCTCGCGCACCTGACCGTCGACAGGAACGGCAAGCGCGGCGACGAGAAGGGCTTCGACAGGAACAACGTCAAGGTGTACGGGCTCGCCACCGGCGGCGCCGGCGACAGCGACGGGCAGACCACCTGGAGCCCGTTCGCCGCCTCGGCGGGCTGGAAGTACACGGACAAAGCACGCTGGGGCAGCGCCTACCGGTACGACGACAAGACCTTCCAGTCGGTGATCGACTGGTACTTCGGCCTCGCGAAGAAGGGCTACCTCGCCCCGTTCACCGACTACACCGACGGCGCCAACCCGGCCAACGCCCAGGTCGCCTCCGGCCGGGCGGCGACCGCCCTCGACGGGGCGTGGATGATCTCCACGTACTACGGCACCAAGGGCCTCGACGTCGGCACCGCCGTCACCCCGGCCGGTCCGACCGGCAAACGGGCCACCATGATGAACGGCCTGGCCGACTCCATCACCAAGAACGCCCGCAACAAGGCGGGCGCGAAGAAGTGGGTGCGGTACCTGGCCTCCGACGAGTGCCAGAAGACCGTCGGCGGCTACGGGATCGTCTTCCCCGCGACGCCGGACGGCACCGCGGCGGCCGTGGCCGCGTACAAGAAGAAGGACATCGACGTGTCCGCCTTCACCGGGCCGGTCGAGGGCAAGAAGGACTTCACCACCTTCTCCTTCCCGGTCACCGACTACGCGGCGGACGTGTACGCCCTGATGCGCCCCGCGATGCAGGACGTCTACGCCAACAACGCCCCGGTGAAGGGCCTGACGAAGACCAACGACCAGATCAACTTCATCCTCGGCCAGTGA